TCCGGGGATCGGTCGGTGGTCTGCGCGGTGAATCGATGAGTCCTGCTCATAGAAGGGTGAGAGGTGGGCCGTTGTTCCCCCGGCGGTGCGGGCGTTGGCTGGGGGCATGACGAACATCGAGGGCGGGGCGGCGGCCCGTGGCGCCGAAGTGGCCGCGCGAGCAGCGGAGTCGGGGCGGAAGCGGGGCGGTGGCCTGCCGGCGGTCGGGGCGCTGGCCGCGGCGACGTTCACGGTGGTGACGTCGGAGATGCTGCCGGTGGGGCTGTTGACCCCGATCGGCCGGGAGTTGCGGATCTCGGCCGGTACGGCGGGGCTGACGCTGACGGTCACGGGCCTGGTCGCGGCGGTGTCGGCGCCCTTGCTGACGATGCTCGTGGGGCGGCGGGACCGGCGGGCGGTGCTGGTCGCCCTGATGGGCACGCTGGCGGCGGCCAATCTGCTGGCGGCGTATGCGCCGAATGTCGTGGTGCTGCTGGTGGCACGGGTGCTGGTGGGGCTGGGAATGGGCGGGGTGTGGGCGATCGCGGCGGGGCTCGCGGTGCGGCTGGTGCCCGCGCGGAGCGTGGCGGCGGCGACGTCCCTGATCTTCAGCGGGGTCGCGGCGGCGTCCGTACTGGGTGTGCCGGCCGGCACCTTCCTGGGCGAACTGGGCGGCCGGCGAACGGCGTTCGGGGCGATGGCCGTGGTCTGCGGGGCGGTCGCGGTCGCACTGGCCGTACTGCTGCCGCCGCTGCCGGAGGCCGCCGCGGTGCGGCTGAACGGGGTGCTGGCCGTGCTGCGCGGCGCCCCCGTACGGACCGGGCTCGTCCTGGTGGCGCTCCTGGTGACCGGGCACTTCGCGGCGTACACCTATGTGCGGCCGGTGCTGGAGGAGGTGGCCGGTGCGGAGGCCGGGCAGATCAGCACGCTGCTGCTGGCGTTCGGCCTCGCGGGTCTGGCCGGGAATTTCCTGGCAGGGGCCGGGGCGGCGCGGTCACCGAGGGCGGCGTTGCTGGTGATCTGTGGGGTGCTCGCGGGGGCGGTGCTGCTGATGCCGCTGGTGGGGCGCGGGGCAGGGGTGCCGGGGGCGGCTGTCGTGGTGGCCGTATGGGGGCTGGCCTACGGGGGTGTCTCGGTCAGCACGCAGACCTGGCTGATGGCGGCCGCACCGGGTGCCCGCGAGGCGGCCTCCGCACTGTTCGTGGCGGTGTTCAACGGGGCTATCGCACTGGGGGCGCTGGCCGGCGGGCGGGCCGCGGACGGCTGGGGCGCGGTCGGTGTGATGTGGCTGGGCGGGACGCTCGCCGTGGGGGCACTGGTGGCGGTGGGCGTGGGGAGGGCGCCGGTACGGGAGGTGTCCTCGCGCCCGGAGTGAGGCGGGGGCCCCGGGGACGTGGGCACGGGGCGGAGGAGCCGCGTGGCCCGGTGCCCCCGGGGCGGGCGCGTGGGTGGCGATGCCATACGGGCGGCCGCCCGCCGGGAGGTGGCTGCGTCAGTCCGTGGGAAGCCGTGCCGGCAGCCCACTCCCCGGGCTCGGGTCTCGGCCGGGCTCAGGCGGCGAGGCGCTCGACGAGAGCCTTGGCCTTGGCCGCCGCGTCCTCGTGGGCCTTGTCGCGGGAGGTCTCGTACAGCGGGATCAGCTCGGCCATCGCCGGGTTGTTCGGGGCCATGGTCAGCTCGGGGACGATGAAGTCGACCTCGAGGCCCAGACCGCCGTTCAGCACGGCCTCCAGGTAGTTCTGGACGTACTCGAAGGACTCACGGGGCGTGCCGGGCGCGTAGGAACCGCCGCGGCTGGCGACGACGGTGACCGGGGTGCCCTTGGCCGACGGCTGCTCCCCCGCCGTACGGCCCATGATGATCACCTGGTCGAGCCACGCCTTGAGCGTGGAGGGGATCGTGAAGTTGTACATCGGGGCGCCGATGACGATCGCGTCGGCCTGCTCCAGCTCCTCGGCGAGCTTCACGCGCAGTGCGAAGGCCTCCTGCTGCTCGGGGGTGTGGGTGGCCGGGTCGGAGAAGCCGGCGGAGGTGCCGACGCCGTCGAGGTGCGGCAGCGGATCGGCGGCCAGGTCGCGGTGGATCACGGTGCCGTCGGGGTGCTGCTCCTTCCAGGCCTTGCGGAAGGCCGCGGTGACCGAACGGGAGGCGGAGCCGCCCTCGGGAAAAACGGAGGAGTCGATGAGCAGAAGCGTGGCCATGGGAATCGGTCCTTCGGTAGGCGGCCGGGCGGTGCGCGACCACTGATT
This genomic stretch from Streptomyces nigrescens harbors:
- a CDS encoding MFS transporter; its protein translation is MTNIEGGAAARGAEVAARAAESGRKRGGGLPAVGALAAATFTVVTSEMLPVGLLTPIGRELRISAGTAGLTLTVTGLVAAVSAPLLTMLVGRRDRRAVLVALMGTLAAANLLAAYAPNVVVLLVARVLVGLGMGGVWAIAAGLAVRLVPARSVAAATSLIFSGVAAASVLGVPAGTFLGELGGRRTAFGAMAVVCGAVAVALAVLLPPLPEAAAVRLNGVLAVLRGAPVRTGLVLVALLVTGHFAAYTYVRPVLEEVAGAEAGQISTLLLAFGLAGLAGNFLAGAGAARSPRAALLVICGVLAGAVLLMPLVGRGAGVPGAAVVVAVWGLAYGGVSVSTQTWLMAAAPGAREAASALFVAVFNGAIALGALAGGRAADGWGAVGVMWLGGTLAVGALVAVGVGRAPVREVSSRPE
- a CDS encoding FMN-dependent NADH-azoreductase — its product is MATLLLIDSSVFPEGGSASRSVTAAFRKAWKEQHPDGTVIHRDLAADPLPHLDGVGTSAGFSDPATHTPEQQEAFALRVKLAEELEQADAIVIGAPMYNFTIPSTLKAWLDQVIIMGRTAGEQPSAKGTPVTVVASRGGSYAPGTPRESFEYVQNYLEAVLNGGLGLEVDFIVPELTMAPNNPAMAELIPLYETSRDKAHEDAAAKAKALVERLAA